One part of the Halobacteria archaeon AArc-dxtr1 genome encodes these proteins:
- a CDS encoding PQQ-binding-like beta-propeller repeat protein, giving the protein MSEWTQFRGDERNSGRRDEVSSPPRPDVSWTADLDATPIGSPILDRNAVYAGTEIGIVAVDRHTGDRRWRFDTDAAVHAPIRTGDVVAFVTRDGTVRALDARSGEPRWGVSVPGPVEAPPTADGDLLVVGHAAGVSALAVETGEERWTRRINAPVVGTPAVHDGRVFVGTRDEDVRAFRTAANDSSSSDSRAESDDFAADPAPAPNDDTAADADTLAADTPAADADTPATDADTPATDADDADTDDESIWTAPIDGTVVGGPVVVAPDEAPDRVYVADDDGLMLALDAATGQTWFTYQIRDAFTTAPTVIDDAVFVAAADGYCHVTDTQFGTRKVRGWLFSKKGIGLDGVTTAEPAYAGGRLCLGDDTGSVYGIEVDDLDFAWHRPLEAGASAGPAIGEDGLYVGTDDGRLVRLGWAEDEPGWN; this is encoded by the coding sequence GTGAGCGAGTGGACACAGTTTCGCGGCGACGAACGTAACTCGGGGCGCCGAGACGAGGTCTCGTCACCGCCCCGACCGGACGTCTCCTGGACCGCTGATCTCGACGCCACGCCGATCGGATCGCCAATCCTCGATCGGAATGCCGTCTACGCCGGTACCGAAATCGGCATCGTGGCGGTCGACAGACACACCGGCGACCGCCGGTGGCGCTTCGATACCGATGCCGCGGTACACGCGCCGATTCGAACGGGCGACGTCGTTGCGTTCGTGACTCGCGACGGAACCGTCCGCGCGCTCGACGCGCGCTCCGGCGAGCCGCGCTGGGGCGTCTCGGTTCCCGGACCCGTCGAGGCTCCTCCGACGGCAGACGGCGATCTCCTCGTTGTCGGCCATGCCGCGGGTGTCTCTGCACTCGCCGTCGAAACGGGCGAGGAACGCTGGACGCGACGAATCAACGCCCCCGTTGTCGGAACCCCTGCGGTCCACGACGGCCGCGTCTTCGTCGGGACGCGCGACGAGGACGTTCGCGCCTTCCGGACGGCTGCCAACGACAGCAGTTCGTCCGATTCTCGGGCGGAATCAGACGATTTCGCTGCAGACCCTGCCCCCGCTCCAAACGACGATACCGCTGCGGACGCTGACACCCTCGCCGCTGACACCCCCGCCGCTGACGCCGACACCCCCGCCACGGACGCCGACACCCCCGCCACGGACGCCGACGACGCCGACACGGACGACGAGTCGATCTGGACAGCGCCGATCGATGGGACGGTCGTCGGCGGACCGGTGGTCGTCGCTCCCGACGAGGCGCCAGATCGCGTCTACGTCGCCGACGACGACGGGCTCATGCTCGCACTCGACGCTGCGACGGGCCAGACGTGGTTCACCTACCAGATTCGCGACGCGTTTACGACTGCCCCGACGGTGATCGACGACGCGGTCTTCGTCGCGGCGGCGGACGGTTACTGCCACGTCACGGACACGCAGTTTGGCACCCGGAAGGTTCGTGGCTGGCTCTTCTCGAAGAAAGGGATCGGTCTCGACGGTGTCACCACCGCCGAACCCGCCTACGCCGGTGGACGGCTCTGTCTCGGCGACGACACCGGCTCCGTCTACGGAATCGAGGTCGACGATCTCGACTTCGCGTGGCACCGTCCGCTGGAAGCGGGCGCCTCGGCTGGTCCCGCAATCGGCGAGGACGGACTGTACGTCGGTACCGACGACGGACGCCTCGTCC